One part of the Sphingopyxis sp. TUF1 genome encodes these proteins:
- a CDS encoding aspartate kinase, which produces MARIVMKFGGTSMAGTERIRTVAKLVAREVANGNEVAVIVSAMAGETDRLVNFCREANPRFDPAEYDVVVASGEQVTSGLLALTLQAMGVPARSWLGWQLPIRTEEAHARARIIDIDTGALTAAMARGEVAVIPGFQGMMDDGRIATLGRGGSDTSAVAVAAAVKADRCDIYTDVDGVYTTDPRIVARARKLDYVTYEEMLELASVGAKVLQTRSVGLAMKMGVRVQVLSSFVEGDEAPKKGTMIVSDEEIEEHQMERQLITGIAHDKNEAKIIVTRVPDKPGGVANIFGPLAAAGINVDMIIQNVGREKGETDVTFTVPGTDLLRSIDLLDDAKDKIGFNRIISDDKVAKISVVGVGMKSHAGVASTMFRALADRGINIQAISTSEIKVSVLIDEDETELAVRVLHTAYGLDAE; this is translated from the coding sequence ATGGCGCGGATCGTGATGAAATTCGGGGGCACGTCGATGGCGGGCACCGAGCGGATTCGCACCGTGGCGAAGCTCGTCGCGCGCGAAGTCGCCAATGGCAACGAGGTCGCCGTCATCGTCTCCGCAATGGCGGGCGAAACCGACCGGCTCGTCAATTTCTGCCGCGAGGCCAACCCGCGCTTCGATCCCGCCGAATATGACGTCGTCGTCGCCAGCGGCGAACAGGTAACATCGGGCCTGCTCGCTCTCACGCTTCAGGCGATGGGCGTCCCCGCGCGCAGCTGGCTCGGCTGGCAACTGCCGATCCGTACCGAGGAAGCGCACGCCCGCGCGCGGATCATCGACATTGACACGGGCGCGCTGACCGCCGCGATGGCAAGGGGCGAGGTCGCGGTAATTCCCGGATTCCAGGGCATGATGGACGACGGCCGCATCGCCACGCTGGGCCGCGGCGGATCGGACACCAGCGCCGTCGCCGTCGCCGCGGCGGTCAAGGCCGACCGCTGCGACATCTATACCGACGTCGACGGCGTCTACACCACCGATCCGCGCATCGTCGCGCGCGCGCGCAAGCTCGACTATGTCACCTATGAGGAAATGCTCGAACTCGCGAGCGTCGGCGCCAAGGTACTCCAGACGCGCTCGGTCGGGCTCGCGATGAAGATGGGCGTGCGCGTGCAGGTCCTGTCCAGCTTTGTCGAGGGCGACGAAGCTCCCAAAAAAGGCACGATGATCGTCAGCGACGAGGAAATAGAGGAACATCAGATGGAACGGCAGCTGATCACCGGCATCGCCCACGACAAGAATGAAGCGAAGATCATCGTCACGCGCGTGCCCGACAAGCCCGGCGGCGTCGCCAACATTTTTGGCCCGCTCGCCGCCGCGGGGATCAACGTCGACATGATCATCCAGAATGTCGGCCGCGAAAAGGGCGAGACCGACGTGACCTTCACCGTGCCGGGCACCGACCTCCTCCGCTCGATCGACCTGCTCGACGACGCGAAGGACAAGATCGGTTTCAACCGCATCATCAGCGACGACAAGGTTGCCAAGATCAGCGTCGTCGGCGTCGGCATGAAAAGCCATGCGGGCGTCGCAAGCACGATGTTCCGCGCACTGGCCGACCGCGGCATCAACATCCAGGCGATCTCGACCAGCGAGATCAAGGTCAGCGTGCTGATCGACGAGGATGAGACCGAACTCGCGGTGCGCGTGCTGCACACCGCTTACGGGCTCGACGCCGAGTAG
- a CDS encoding inner membrane-spanning protein YciB, protein MRALLYAVGPMLFDSLGIIVFAILLAAGAEIVPATVAGTVVAIAVVGYELARGNKVAALQWISLASVLLTAAATLFTGDPRFVMAKPTIVYLIVGTVMLRKGWLSRYIPPEQMAIVGDVMDRFGMIWSAMMFASAALNLIVALFFTAWWPLFIGIFPLASKFGLFAVHIAVVHFVMQARLRRGVVIAE, encoded by the coding sequence ATGCGTGCGCTGCTTTATGCCGTCGGACCGATGCTGTTCGATTCGCTCGGTATTATCGTCTTTGCGATCCTGTTGGCGGCGGGGGCGGAGATCGTGCCAGCGACGGTGGCGGGCACCGTGGTTGCGATTGCGGTGGTGGGATATGAGCTGGCACGCGGCAACAAGGTCGCGGCGCTGCAATGGATCAGCCTGGCGTCGGTCCTGCTCACGGCCGCGGCGACACTGTTTACCGGCGATCCGCGTTTCGTGATGGCGAAACCGACGATCGTCTATCTGATCGTCGGGACGGTGATGCTGCGCAAAGGCTGGCTCAGCCGCTATATCCCGCCTGAGCAGATGGCGATTGTGGGCGACGTGATGGACCGGTTCGGCATGATCTGGTCGGCGATGATGTTCGCGAGCGCCGCGCTCAATCTGATCGTCGCGCTTTTCTTCACCGCCTGGTGGCCGCTGTTCATCGGCATCTTTCCGCTCGCGTCGAAATTCGGCCTGTTTGCGGTCCACATCGCGGTGGTGCATTTCGTGATGCAGGCGCGGCTGCGGCGCGGTGTGGTGATTGCCGAGTAA
- the katG gene encoding catalase/peroxidase HPI, whose product MNDQTPIGSGCPVHQPGGVRALLGRTNKDWWPDMLATEILNPNGPSNPMGEDFDYAEAFKSLDYQALKDDLTALMTDSQPWWPADYGHYGPFFIRMAWHAAGTYRTVDGRGGANSGQQRFAPLDSWPDNGNLDKARRLLWPIKQKYGNKISWADLFILAGNVAIESMGGPVFGFGGGRVDVYEPERDIYWGSEDKWVNQGVQTRIDPAKGMETIEGPLAAIQMGLIYVNPEGPGGNPHDDEGMARDMKETFKRMAMNDEETVALTAGGHTFGKAHGNGDPSLLGAAPAGGDLAALGFGWVSSHESGGIGEHTVTSGIEGAWTNTPREWTENYFRLLFDYDYELVKSPAGANQWQPINQKEEDMAPAAWDPNIKVPTMMTTADMALKRDPAYRAISERFRKDHEAFKDAFARAWFKLTHRDMGPKIRYLGPEVPAEDLIWQDPIPAGTMPSDAEVQAVKDKIAASGLTVSQLIKTAWASASTFRKSDFRGGANGARVRLAPQKDWEVNEPAMLAKVLDTLDGLRGNLSMADAIVLGGVVGLEKAIKDAGFNVVVPFTGGRGDATQDQTDVESFEVMEPEADAFRNYVGKKKLALKVEEMMLDRASLLGLSVPEMTVLIGGLRVLGANHGERGHGHFTKRSGQLTNDFFVNLLGMTNVWKAVDGSEDQEFIATDRKGGHETWRATRADLVFGSNSELRAVAEVYAESGHEEKFVKDFVKAWTKVMNADRFDLA is encoded by the coding sequence ATGAACGACCAGACCCCCATCGGAAGCGGTTGCCCGGTCCATCAGCCCGGCGGCGTTCGCGCGCTTCTCGGCCGCACCAACAAGGATTGGTGGCCCGACATGCTGGCGACCGAGATCCTCAATCCCAATGGTCCGTCGAACCCGATGGGCGAGGATTTCGATTATGCCGAGGCGTTCAAATCGCTCGACTATCAGGCGCTCAAGGACGACCTCACCGCGCTGATGACCGACAGCCAGCCGTGGTGGCCCGCCGACTATGGACATTACGGCCCCTTCTTCATCCGCATGGCGTGGCACGCGGCGGGCACCTATCGCACCGTCGACGGCCGCGGCGGTGCCAACAGCGGGCAGCAGCGTTTCGCGCCGCTCGACAGCTGGCCCGACAATGGCAACCTCGACAAGGCGCGTCGCCTGCTTTGGCCGATCAAGCAGAAATATGGCAATAAGATCAGCTGGGCCGACCTGTTCATCCTCGCCGGCAATGTCGCCATTGAAAGCATGGGCGGGCCGGTGTTCGGCTTCGGCGGCGGCCGCGTCGACGTCTATGAACCCGAACGCGACATCTATTGGGGCAGCGAAGACAAGTGGGTCAATCAGGGCGTCCAGACGCGCATCGACCCCGCCAAGGGAATGGAAACGATCGAAGGACCGCTCGCCGCGATCCAGATGGGCCTGATCTACGTCAATCCCGAAGGCCCCGGCGGTAATCCGCACGACGACGAAGGCATGGCGCGCGACATGAAGGAAACCTTCAAGCGGATGGCGATGAACGACGAGGAAACCGTCGCACTCACCGCCGGCGGGCATACCTTCGGCAAGGCGCATGGCAATGGCGATCCTTCGCTGCTGGGCGCCGCGCCCGCGGGCGGCGACCTGGCTGCGCTGGGCTTCGGCTGGGTCAGCAGCCATGAGAGCGGCGGCATCGGTGAACATACCGTCACCAGCGGCATCGAAGGCGCATGGACCAACACCCCGCGCGAATGGACGGAGAATTATTTCCGCCTGCTGTTCGACTATGACTATGAACTGGTGAAGTCGCCCGCGGGCGCGAACCAGTGGCAGCCGATCAATCAGAAAGAGGAGGATATGGCCCCGGCGGCGTGGGATCCGAACATCAAGGTTCCAACGATGATGACCACCGCCGACATGGCGTTGAAACGCGATCCCGCCTACCGCGCAATCAGCGAACGGTTCCGCAAAGACCATGAGGCATTCAAGGATGCCTTTGCGCGCGCCTGGTTCAAACTGACGCACCGCGACATGGGACCCAAGATCCGCTACCTCGGCCCCGAAGTCCCGGCCGAAGACCTGATCTGGCAGGATCCGATTCCCGCCGGCACCATGCCGTCGGATGCCGAGGTGCAGGCGGTGAAGGACAAGATCGCCGCGAGCGGCCTGACCGTCAGCCAGCTGATCAAGACCGCCTGGGCGTCGGCGAGCACCTTCCGCAAGTCCGATTTCCGCGGCGGCGCCAATGGCGCACGCGTGCGCCTTGCGCCGCAAAAGGACTGGGAGGTCAACGAACCGGCGATGCTCGCGAAAGTGCTGGACACGCTCGACGGGCTGCGCGGCAACCTGTCGATGGCCGACGCGATCGTGCTCGGCGGCGTGGTCGGGCTGGAGAAGGCGATCAAGGATGCGGGCTTCAACGTGGTGGTGCCGTTTACCGGTGGCCGCGGCGACGCGACGCAGGATCAGACCGATGTCGAAAGTTTCGAGGTGATGGAGCCGGAGGCTGATGCCTTCCGCAACTATGTCGGGAAGAAGAAGCTGGCGTTGAAGGTCGAGGAAATGATGCTCGACCGCGCGTCGCTGCTTGGCCTGTCGGTGCCCGAAATGACGGTGCTGATCGGTGGCCTGCGCGTGCTCGGCGCCAATCATGGCGAGCGCGGTCATGGTCATTTCACCAAACGGTCGGGGCAACTCACCAACGACTTCTTCGTCAACCTGCTGGGCATGACGAATGTCTGGAAGGCGGTCGATGGATCGGAGGATCAGGAGTTTATCGCGACCGACCGCAAGGGCGGCCACGAAACCTGGCGCGCGACCCGCGCCGACCTGGTCTTCGGTTCGAACTCGGAACTGCGCGCGGTTGCCGAAGTCTATGCCGAAAGCGGTCATGAAGAAAAGTTCGTCAAGGATTTCGTCAAGGCCTGGACCAAGGTGATGAACGCCGACCGTTTCGACCTCGCCTGA
- a CDS encoding TonB-dependent receptor produces MTAKYPSAHRRVPASLLTLSLLLATPAAAEEITGELTADDAAAQVEGGSYGGDIVVTARRRSETAQDVPIAISVVAGEQIDNTGSFNVGRLTQLTPTLQFYSSNPRNTAVNIRGIGAPFGLTNDGIEQGVGIYVDDVYYSRVASSTFDFLDVAQIEVLRGPQGTLYGKNTTAGAINITTNQPGFDFEGKAEVSIGNLNFKQAKAAISGPLSDTLAARVAVSSTSRRGTIYNVTTDRHIQSQDNIGIRGQLLWRPTDALDITLAGDWNRQEAVCCGSVFVRTGATQRPLNRQFAALAAAQGYAFPSDNPYDRLTDLDATLNAGNEIGGASLRIKWDVGPGTLTSVTAWRYWDWQPENDRDFTGLPIVTKSQNPSQQDQYTQELRYNYTGNRFDFVVGGFYYYQRIDTQGTEAHGPASSRWTLNPASALSNDPSVLDGLTAINTQYLKNTSAALFGQLSWKVTDQVTIQPGVRLNYDKKDGYYRRLVFAGDGSAVTAGLTDPVSVARLGVFTPQEYAPSFSDWNFSYDLTATWKAATDLLFYATYAKTFKSGGINQNGVPNGADGNPILAAATVKPESVDHYEAGVKAEFWDRRITLNLTAFRTDIGNFQANVNNGQFGVLRGYLANADKVRTQGAEFDVSVRPSERFRAYANGAYTDAKYKRFVDAPCPPELSGGASSPPNCDISGQRLPGVSKWAFSFGAEANAESRLVGKEGQFYLGYDGNYRSNWSSNPSPSAYTWVKGYALSNFRAGFRANDGLDIFAWVRNAFDRDYIDQLSVGPGNTGLIVGLPGDPRTWGATIKAGF; encoded by the coding sequence ATGACCGCAAAATATCCGTCCGCCCACCGGCGCGTACCGGCCAGCCTCCTCACGCTCTCCTTGCTGTTGGCGACTCCCGCCGCCGCCGAGGAAATCACCGGCGAACTCACTGCCGATGACGCCGCCGCACAGGTCGAGGGCGGCAGCTACGGCGGCGATATCGTCGTAACCGCACGCCGCCGCAGCGAAACTGCACAAGACGTACCGATCGCCATTTCGGTCGTCGCGGGCGAACAGATCGACAATACCGGCAGCTTCAACGTCGGGCGGCTCACGCAGCTTACGCCGACATTGCAATTCTATTCGTCGAACCCGCGCAACACCGCGGTCAATATCCGCGGCATCGGCGCGCCCTTCGGCCTCACCAACGACGGCATCGAGCAGGGCGTGGGGATTTATGTCGACGATGTCTATTATTCGCGTGTCGCCTCTTCGACCTTCGACTTCCTCGATGTTGCGCAGATCGAAGTGCTGCGCGGTCCGCAAGGAACGCTCTATGGCAAGAATACGACGGCCGGCGCGATCAACATCACCACCAATCAGCCCGGTTTCGATTTCGAAGGCAAGGCCGAGGTCAGCATCGGCAACCTGAATTTCAAGCAGGCGAAAGCCGCGATTTCCGGGCCGTTGTCGGACACGCTCGCGGCGCGCGTTGCCGTCTCGTCGACCAGCCGCCGCGGCACGATCTACAATGTCACGACCGACCGTCATATCCAGAGTCAGGACAATATCGGCATTCGCGGGCAATTGCTCTGGCGCCCTACCGACGCTCTCGACATCACGCTCGCCGGCGACTGGAACCGGCAGGAGGCGGTGTGCTGCGGCTCGGTATTCGTTCGCACCGGGGCAACGCAGCGGCCGCTCAATCGCCAGTTCGCCGCGCTAGCTGCGGCACAGGGCTATGCTTTTCCCAGCGACAATCCCTATGACCGGCTCACCGATCTCGACGCCACCCTGAATGCGGGCAACGAGATCGGCGGGGCGTCGCTGCGCATCAAATGGGACGTCGGGCCGGGCACGCTGACGTCGGTTACGGCGTGGCGCTATTGGGACTGGCAGCCCGAAAACGATCGCGACTTTACCGGCCTGCCGATCGTCACCAAGTCGCAGAACCCGTCGCAGCAGGATCAGTACACGCAGGAGCTTCGATACAACTACACCGGTAACCGTTTCGATTTTGTCGTCGGCGGCTTTTATTATTACCAGCGTATCGACACGCAGGGCACCGAAGCCCACGGCCCGGCGTCAAGCCGCTGGACGCTCAATCCGGCGAGCGCCTTGTCGAACGATCCCTCGGTGCTCGACGGCCTGACCGCCATCAACACCCAGTATCTCAAAAACACCAGCGCCGCCCTGTTCGGTCAGCTGAGCTGGAAGGTCACCGACCAGGTCACGATCCAGCCCGGCGTCCGGTTGAACTACGACAAGAAGGACGGCTATTATCGCCGCCTCGTCTTTGCCGGCGACGGCTCGGCGGTGACGGCGGGCCTGACCGATCCGGTATCCGTCGCGCGGCTCGGCGTGTTCACACCGCAGGAATATGCGCCCTCGTTCAGCGACTGGAACTTCAGCTATGACCTCACCGCGACGTGGAAGGCGGCGACCGACCTGCTTTTCTATGCGACCTATGCCAAGACGTTCAAATCGGGCGGAATCAATCAGAATGGTGTGCCCAACGGCGCCGACGGTAACCCGATCCTCGCTGCCGCGACGGTGAAACCTGAATCGGTCGATCATTATGAAGCCGGGGTGAAGGCCGAATTCTGGGATCGGCGCATCACCCTGAACCTCACGGCCTTTCGCACTGACATCGGGAATTTCCAGGCCAATGTGAACAACGGGCAGTTCGGGGTGCTGCGCGGCTATCTGGCCAATGCCGATAAGGTGCGCACGCAGGGCGCCGAATTCGACGTATCGGTTCGGCCGAGCGAGCGGTTTCGCGCTTATGCCAACGGTGCCTACACCGATGCCAAATATAAGCGGTTTGTCGATGCTCCTTGCCCGCCCGAATTGTCGGGAGGAGCCAGCAGCCCGCCGAATTGCGACATTTCGGGGCAGCGCCTGCCGGGCGTTTCGAAATGGGCCTTTTCCTTCGGCGCGGAGGCCAACGCCGAATCCCGCCTCGTCGGCAAGGAAGGACAATTCTACCTCGGTTATGACGGCAATTATCGGTCTAACTGGTCGTCGAATCCGTCGCCTTCGGCCTATACATGGGTCAAGGGCTATGCCTTGTCGAATTTCCGGGCGGGTTTTCGCGCCAATGACGGTCTCGACATTTTCGCATGGGTCCGCAACGCATTCGACCGAGATTATATCGATCAGCTGAGCGTCGGGCCGGGCAACACCGGGCTGATCGTCGGGCTGCCGGGCGACCCGCGTACATGGGGTGCGACGATCAAGGCTGGCTTCTGA
- a CDS encoding YezD family protein, with product MTSADHIVKDRPEPARRAIQTVLDALDKLKFGAIQLTVHEGKLVQVDVTERHRYPN from the coding sequence ATGACCTCCGCGGACCATATCGTGAAAGATCGTCCGGAGCCGGCGCGCCGGGCCATCCAGACCGTGCTCGACGCGCTCGACAAGCTCAAGTTCGGCGCGATCCAGCTCACGGTTCATGAAGGAAAGTTGGTGCAGGTCGATGTGACCGAACGCCACCGCTACCCGAACTGA
- a CDS encoding NAD(P)H-dependent flavin oxidoreductase gives MSKIHELMARGTELLGSDYAILCGAMSWVSERHLVSAISNAGGFGVIACGAMTPDLLDAEIAATKALATRNFGVNLITMHPQLFELIDVCARHDVGHVVLAGGLPPKGSLEAIKASGAKVICFAPTLALAKKLVRSGVDALVIEGMEAGGHIGPVSTSVLAQEILPSLADELPVFVAGGIGRGEAIAAYLEMGASGVQLGTRFVCATESIAHPNFKKAFLRASAREAVASVQIDPRLPVIPVRALKNAGTEAFTAKQREVANKLDKGEVDMMEAQLEIEHYWAGALRRAVIDGDAENGSLMAGQSVGMVSEEESAAEIVASLVQQAEAALHARG, from the coding sequence ATGAGCAAAATTCATGAACTGATGGCCCGCGGAACCGAGCTTCTCGGCAGCGACTATGCCATCCTCTGCGGCGCGATGAGCTGGGTTTCCGAGCGCCATCTGGTCAGCGCGATCAGCAATGCCGGCGGTTTCGGCGTGATCGCATGCGGCGCGATGACGCCCGACCTTCTGGACGCAGAAATTGCCGCAACCAAAGCACTTGCGACGCGCAATTTCGGCGTCAACCTGATCACCATGCATCCCCAGCTTTTCGAGCTGATCGACGTGTGCGCCAGGCACGACGTTGGCCATGTCGTGCTCGCCGGCGGCCTGCCGCCCAAGGGCAGCCTGGAGGCGATCAAGGCATCGGGCGCGAAAGTGATCTGCTTTGCGCCCACCCTCGCGCTTGCCAAGAAGCTCGTCCGCTCCGGCGTCGATGCGCTGGTGATCGAGGGGATGGAGGCCGGCGGTCATATCGGTCCCGTCTCGACCAGCGTGCTGGCGCAGGAAATCCTGCCCTCGCTCGCCGACGAGCTTCCGGTCTTCGTCGCCGGCGGCATCGGCCGCGGCGAAGCGATCGCTGCCTATCTGGAAATGGGCGCGTCGGGGGTTCAGCTCGGCACGCGTTTCGTCTGCGCGACCGAGAGCATTGCACATCCCAATTTCAAAAAGGCCTTCCTCCGCGCTTCGGCGCGCGAAGCGGTCGCGAGCGTCCAGATCGACCCGCGCTTGCCGGTCATCCCGGTCCGCGCGCTCAAAAATGCGGGCACCGAAGCCTTTACCGCCAAGCAGCGCGAAGTCGCGAACAAGCTCGACAAGGGCGAGGTCGACATGATGGAAGCGCAGCTGGAGATCGAACATTATTGGGCGGGCGCGCTGCGCCGCGCGGTCATCGACGGCGATGCCGAGAACGGGTCGTTAATGGCAGGGCAATCTGTCGGTATGGTATCTGAAGAAGAAAGTGCGGCCGAAATCGTCGCATCGCTGGTGCAACAGGCCGAAGCGGCCTTGCACGCTCGGGGTTGA
- the ptsP gene encoding phosphoenolpyruvate--protein phosphotransferase has translation MTNAPPPPSSAAQSARTILTRLHEVMASRVNAQGKLNQVVGIIGECLDSEVCSIYLLRDGALELYATRGLKQEAVHVTRLGLGEGLVGMIADQIETLNLDEAAAHPDFSYRPETGEELFHSFAGVPIIRRERAVGVLCVQHAEPRRYDDIEIETLQTVAMVLSELIANADLVDTAARTDAATADQSAQRLSGQKLVDGMGAGVAVFHQPRITIEHTVADDTEAERHRVYAAFDKMREQIDRMASQAEFGVGGEHEEVLETYKMFAYDEGWSRRINEAIDSGLTAEAAIERVQQRTRMRMRQIDDPLLRDRMHDLEDLSNRLIRIVSGQIGTAAQMGLRHDSILIARNLGPAELLEYDRRRLKGVVLEEGSLTAHVIIVARAMGVPVIGRVRDVRSSIREGDLLLLDASTGSVHVRPTPAVQEAFDAKLEISQKRRATLAALRDLPAVTKDGVAIELMINAGLREDVAALDLTGASGIGLFRTEFQFLVSATLPARERQQRLYRDVLDAAGNRPVIFRTVDIGGDKALPYMNMDDSAQEENPAMGWRALRLALEREGLLKVQARALMEAAAGRTLNVMFPMVSEPWEYEAARALFVAQRAWLASRNKKLPVAIRYGAMLEVPGLVETLDLMLPHLDFLSIGTNDLTQFLFAADRAHPRLAERYDWLSPTVMRYLARVVKIVSGSKVQLGVCGEMGGRPLEAMALLGVGIERLSITPAGVGPVKAMIRSLDLGALRADMPAILAQPAASPREQYRSWAERHQVDLGD, from the coding sequence ATGACCAACGCCCCGCCCCCACCCTCGTCGGCCGCCCAGTCGGCGCGCACCATCCTGACCCGGCTGCACGAGGTGATGGCATCGCGCGTCAACGCGCAGGGCAAGTTAAACCAGGTCGTCGGCATTATCGGCGAATGTCTCGATAGCGAGGTCTGCTCGATCTATCTGCTCCGCGACGGCGCGCTCGAGCTTTATGCGACGCGCGGGCTGAAGCAGGAGGCGGTGCACGTCACGCGCCTGGGCCTTGGCGAAGGGTTGGTCGGGATGATCGCCGACCAGATCGAGACGCTGAACCTCGACGAAGCCGCGGCGCACCCCGATTTTTCCTATCGCCCCGAAACCGGCGAGGAGTTGTTCCACAGTTTTGCCGGAGTACCGATCATCCGTCGCGAGCGCGCGGTCGGCGTGCTCTGCGTCCAGCACGCCGAACCGCGCCGCTATGACGACATCGAGATCGAGACGCTGCAGACGGTCGCCATGGTGCTTTCCGAGCTGATCGCCAACGCCGACCTTGTCGATACCGCCGCGCGCACCGACGCCGCGACCGCCGACCAGTCGGCGCAGCGCCTGTCGGGGCAAAAGCTGGTCGACGGCATGGGCGCAGGGGTCGCGGTGTTCCACCAGCCGCGCATCACCATCGAGCATACGGTCGCCGACGACACCGAAGCCGAGCGTCATCGCGTCTATGCCGCGTTCGACAAGATGCGCGAACAGATCGACCGCATGGCGAGCCAGGCCGAATTCGGCGTCGGCGGCGAGCATGAGGAGGTGCTCGAAACCTACAAGATGTTCGCCTATGACGAGGGTTGGTCGCGGCGGATCAACGAGGCGATCGACAGCGGTCTGACCGCCGAGGCGGCGATCGAGCGCGTCCAGCAGCGCACCCGGATGCGGATGCGCCAGATCGACGACCCGTTGCTGCGCGACCGGATGCACGACCTCGAGGATTTGTCGAACCGGCTGATCCGCATCGTATCGGGACAGATAGGAACCGCGGCGCAGATGGGCCTGCGCCATGACTCGATCCTTATCGCGCGCAACCTCGGCCCGGCCGAATTGCTCGAATATGACCGCCGCCGACTGAAGGGCGTCGTGCTCGAAGAGGGCTCGCTCACCGCCCACGTCATCATCGTCGCACGCGCGATGGGCGTACCCGTCATCGGCCGCGTCCGCGATGTGCGCAGCTCGATCCGCGAGGGCGACCTGCTGCTGCTCGACGCCAGCACCGGGTCGGTGCATGTCCGCCCGACGCCCGCGGTGCAGGAAGCGTTCGACGCCAAGCTCGAAATCTCGCAAAAACGCCGCGCCACGCTGGCGGCGCTGCGCGACCTGCCCGCGGTCACCAAGGACGGCGTTGCGATCGAGCTGATGATCAACGCGGGTCTGCGCGAGGATGTCGCCGCGCTCGACCTGACCGGTGCAAGCGGCATCGGGTTGTTCCGCACCGAGTTCCAGTTTCTCGTCTCGGCAACGCTGCCCGCCCGCGAGCGGCAGCAGCGGCTTTACCGCGACGTGCTCGACGCCGCGGGCAACCGGCCGGTGATTTTCCGCACCGTTGACATCGGCGGCGACAAGGCGCTGCCCTATATGAATATGGACGACAGCGCGCAGGAAGAAAATCCCGCAATGGGCTGGCGCGCGCTGCGCCTCGCGCTCGAACGCGAGGGGCTATTGAAGGTACAGGCGCGCGCATTGATGGAGGCCGCCGCCGGACGCACGCTCAATGTCATGTTCCCGATGGTGTCTGAACCTTGGGAATATGAAGCCGCGCGCGCACTTTTTGTCGCGCAGCGCGCCTGGCTTGCGAGCCGCAACAAAAAGCTTCCGGTAGCGATCCGCTATGGCGCGATGCTCGAAGTGCCGGGGCTCGTCGAAACGCTCGACCTGATGCTGCCGCACCTCGATTTCCTGTCGATCGGCACCAATGACCTTACGCAGTTCCTGTTCGCCGCCGACCGCGCACACCCGCGGCTCGCAGAGCGTTACGACTGGCTGTCGCCGACGGTGATGCGCTACCTCGCGCGCGTGGTAAAGATCGTGTCGGGGTCAAAGGTCCAGCTCGGCGTCTGCGGCGAAATGGGCGGGCGCCCCCTCGAAGCCATGGCGCTGCTCGGCGTCGGGATCGAGCGCCTGTCGATCACGCCAGCTGGCGTCGGCCCGGTAAAAGCGATGATCCGCTCGCTCGACCTTGGCGCGCTGCGCGCCGACATGCCGGCAATCCTGGCGCAGCCGGCGGCGAGTCCGCGCGAACAATATCGAAGCTGGGCCGAACGGCATCAGGTCGATCTCGGCGACTGA
- a CDS encoding class I SAM-dependent methyltransferase — protein sequence MQLVKRSYAGVMHAIAGLGPMKKLTLEARQSDEYGWLRWAASLLAIHDIERMIALGLPWWNVAATREVAEFLRARPNARVFEYGAGASTVWLARHAASVASVEHHAEWHQRLIREVARFPHIQLNHREIDGDAYIGAIDEVGGVFDLIVIDGRRRTECLARAIPHLAAGGIILLDDSGRGRYRSAIRNCGLKERRYFGRSYCVPYPDFTSILYG from the coding sequence ATGCAGTTGGTCAAACGGTCCTACGCCGGTGTCATGCACGCGATTGCCGGACTTGGCCCGATGAAAAAGCTGACCCTCGAAGCGCGGCAGAGCGACGAATATGGCTGGCTGCGCTGGGCGGCATCATTGCTCGCCATCCATGACATCGAACGCATGATAGCGTTGGGCTTGCCTTGGTGGAATGTTGCCGCAACGCGCGAGGTCGCCGAATTTCTGCGCGCGCGGCCGAATGCGCGCGTGTTCGAATATGGCGCGGGCGCCAGCACCGTCTGGCTCGCCCGCCACGCCGCCAGCGTCGCATCGGTCGAACATCATGCCGAATGGCATCAACGGCTGATCAGAGAGGTCGCCCGCTTTCCCCATATCCAGCTTAATCATCGCGAAATTGACGGCGACGCTTATATCGGTGCGATTGATGAGGTGGGCGGCGTGTTCGACCTGATCGTCATCGACGGCCGCCGCCGCACCGAATGCCTCGCGCGCGCAATCCCGCATCTAGCGGCGGGCGGCATCATCCTGCTCGATGACAGCGGCCGCGGCCGCTATCGCAGCGCGATCCGGAATTGCGGACTGAAGGAGCGCCGCTATTTCGGCCGCTCCTATTGCGTCCCCTACCCCGATTTCACCAGCATTCTTTATGGCTGA